A portion of the Micromonospora vinacea genome contains these proteins:
- a CDS encoding nucleotidyltransferase family protein, giving the protein MIIAAGGGRRIGGPEALLHQGSKPLVNQMIDTMTEAGCEQIVVVLGAAAEQVRETADLGRATVVINKAWGTGVGSSIRAGLAAMDDEGIEAVVVVPVDMPGLTATAVSRVAALPYPDVLVCATYDGLRGYPMLFGRRHWPGIATLASADVGARPYLLAHKDQIVDIACDSVADGSRIDTPELMELYGLTVPPQRVGV; this is encoded by the coding sequence ATGATCATCGCCGCAGGCGGGGGACGACGGATCGGTGGTCCCGAGGCGCTGCTGCACCAGGGAAGCAAGCCCTTGGTGAATCAGATGATCGACACGATGACCGAGGCGGGCTGCGAGCAGATCGTGGTCGTCCTGGGTGCCGCAGCAGAGCAGGTCCGGGAGACCGCCGACCTGGGCAGGGCCACCGTCGTGATCAACAAGGCGTGGGGCACCGGAGTTGGCTCGTCCATCCGGGCCGGCCTGGCCGCGATGGACGACGAGGGGATCGAGGCGGTGGTGGTGGTCCCGGTCGACATGCCGGGCCTGACCGCCACGGCGGTCAGCCGGGTGGCCGCGCTGCCGTACCCGGACGTGCTGGTCTGCGCCACCTACGACGGGCTGCGCGGCTATCCGATGCTGTTCGGTCGCCGGCACTGGCCCGGTATCGCCACCCTGGCCAGCGCCGACGTGGGTGCCCGGCCGTACCTGTTGGCGCACAAGGACCAGATCGTCGACATCGCCTGCGACTCGGTTGCCGACGGCAGCCGGATCGACACCCCGGAGCTGATGGAGCTCTACGGGCTCACGGTCCCGCCCCAGCGCGTCGGCGTCTGA
- a CDS encoding ABC transporter ATP-binding protein has translation MRYLWWLVRCQPWRVLRGSLLGTAWMIGLSARPYLIYRAVDDGLRAGDTRALALWVAAIVVAGMALSYLGIMRHRTMTFIREDAKARSAEVLLRHLSRIGAVLPRRVGAGEVSTIGGSDIDWTAQVLTLTGPGVGAIIAYGVIAVVLWSISPMLALCVLVGVPVVGLVVGPLLRRLERAESVYRRQQGALTARSGDIVAGLRVLAGVGGRDLFARRYAARSQDLRAEGYRVGAVNSWIDAVTVAIPGLFLAAVVWLTARMAVTGDVTIGELVAVYGYVATLIVPVWFLLEGSHQLIRGRVAARRIADLLTVTPDDVGGPGRRWPGAVPETRRPDDPGAPDGPADLHDPVTGLTVRAGQLTGVAADDPAAAVALADRLGRYVVSAVTWGGVPLRAVALDEVRTRILVADHDSYLFAGTLREILGAGADEDDERIGAALRTASAQDVVDALPAGLDTPIDARARTLSGGQRQRIRLARALHSEPEVLILVDPTSAVDAHTEARIAERLREARAGLTTVVIATSPLLLGRADLVAHLGGDRITATGSHADLLDRDPAYRHLVARGSEEAYR, from the coding sequence ATGCGCTACCTCTGGTGGCTGGTCCGCTGCCAACCGTGGCGGGTGCTGCGTGGCAGCCTGCTCGGCACGGCCTGGATGATCGGGCTCTCGGCCCGGCCCTACCTGATCTACCGTGCCGTCGACGACGGGCTACGCGCCGGTGACACCCGGGCCCTGGCGCTCTGGGTCGCGGCGATCGTCGTCGCGGGCATGGCCCTGTCCTACCTGGGCATCATGCGGCACCGCACGATGACCTTCATCCGGGAGGACGCCAAGGCCCGCTCCGCGGAGGTCCTGCTACGCCACCTGTCCCGCATCGGCGCGGTGCTGCCGCGCCGGGTCGGTGCGGGCGAGGTGTCCACCATCGGCGGCTCCGACATCGACTGGACGGCGCAGGTGCTGACGCTGACCGGGCCGGGCGTCGGCGCGATCATCGCGTACGGGGTGATCGCCGTGGTGCTCTGGTCGATCTCCCCGATGCTCGCGCTCTGCGTGCTGGTGGGGGTACCGGTGGTCGGTCTGGTCGTGGGGCCGCTGCTGCGTCGCCTGGAGCGGGCCGAATCGGTCTACCGCAGGCAACAGGGCGCGCTCACCGCCCGATCCGGTGACATCGTGGCCGGCCTGCGGGTGCTCGCCGGGGTGGGCGGTCGGGACCTTTTCGCCCGGCGGTACGCGGCCCGGTCCCAGGACCTTCGCGCCGAGGGCTACCGGGTCGGCGCGGTCAACAGCTGGATCGACGCGGTGACCGTCGCCATCCCCGGCTTGTTCCTGGCGGCCGTGGTGTGGCTGACGGCCCGGATGGCGGTGACCGGTGACGTCACCATCGGCGAGCTGGTCGCCGTCTACGGCTACGTGGCGACCCTGATCGTGCCGGTCTGGTTTCTGCTGGAGGGCAGTCACCAGCTCATCCGCGGTCGGGTCGCCGCCCGGCGGATCGCCGACCTGCTCACCGTGACGCCGGACGACGTCGGTGGCCCGGGTCGCCGGTGGCCGGGTGCCGTGCCCGAGACACGCCGGCCGGATGACCCGGGCGCTCCGGACGGCCCCGCCGACCTGCACGACCCGGTGACCGGCCTGACCGTGCGCGCCGGCCAGCTGACCGGCGTGGCGGCAGACGATCCGGCGGCGGCCGTGGCGTTGGCCGACCGGCTCGGCCGGTACGTCGTCAGCGCCGTCACCTGGGGTGGCGTGCCGCTGCGCGCGGTCGCCCTGGACGAGGTCCGCACACGGATCCTCGTCGCCGACCACGACTCGTACCTCTTCGCCGGCACGCTGCGCGAGATCCTGGGCGCCGGGGCCGACGAGGATGACGAACGGATCGGCGCGGCCCTGCGGACCGCCTCGGCGCAGGACGTCGTCGACGCCCTGCCCGCCGGACTGGACACCCCGATCGACGCCCGAGCCCGGACGCTCTCCGGCGGTCAGCGCCAACGGATCCGCCTGGCCCGGGCGCTGCACAGCGAGCCGGAGGTGCTGATCCTCGTCGACCCGACGTCGGCGGTCGACGCGCACACCGAGGCGCGGATCGCCGAGCGGCTGCGGGAGGCGCGGGCCGGGCTGACCACAGTGGTGATCGCCACGTCGCCGCTGCTGCTCGGTCGGGCCGACCTGGTCGCGCACCTCGGCGGCGACCGGATCACCGCCACCGGCAGCCACGCCGACCTGCTCGACCGGGACCCGGCCTACCGGCACCTGGTGGCCCGCGGCAGCGAGGAGGCGTACCGGTGA
- a CDS encoding carbohydrate ABC transporter permease: MAVSETVAATPPAATPTPPAPSRRRRGRNAAYWLYLLPGAALFLLVIGAPLVGTLYLSLTKWSGIGDPRWVGLDNYQQLLHDDVFWASFRNTVWMLVAMVVVPTLLGLLLAAVLFDVIGRRFKPRTAAALRAAFYLPQVLPVVVAGIVWGWILRPDGAFNSLLDAVGLGALRHDWLGDPGTALPAVMAVMIWVQIGYPVVVFMAALQRVDPELYEAAEVDGANWLHRFRAITLPQIRPETFVVALTCTIAALKVFGPIFALTRGGPDNATNVPSYFAYYTFFKKLQVGYGSAISMVLTLIIVVVAGIFIWMQARSERRDRGF; the protein is encoded by the coding sequence ATGGCAGTCTCCGAGACGGTCGCCGCCACACCGCCGGCCGCGACCCCCACCCCGCCCGCGCCCAGCCGCAGACGCCGCGGCCGCAACGCGGCGTACTGGCTCTACCTGCTCCCCGGAGCGGCGCTCTTCCTCCTGGTCATCGGTGCGCCGCTGGTCGGCACGCTCTACCTGTCGCTGACCAAGTGGTCCGGCATCGGCGACCCCCGGTGGGTCGGCCTGGACAACTACCAGCAGTTGCTGCACGACGACGTGTTCTGGGCGTCGTTCCGCAACACCGTCTGGATGCTCGTCGCGATGGTGGTGGTGCCCACACTGCTCGGGCTGCTGCTCGCCGCCGTGCTCTTCGACGTCATCGGCCGCCGGTTCAAGCCCCGCACCGCCGCCGCGCTGCGGGCCGCGTTCTACCTCCCGCAGGTGCTGCCCGTCGTGGTGGCCGGCATCGTCTGGGGCTGGATCCTCCGCCCCGACGGCGCGTTCAACAGCCTCCTCGACGCTGTCGGTCTCGGCGCGTTACGCCACGACTGGCTAGGCGACCCGGGCACCGCACTGCCGGCCGTGATGGCCGTGATGATCTGGGTGCAGATCGGCTACCCGGTGGTCGTCTTCATGGCGGCGTTGCAGCGGGTCGACCCCGAGCTGTACGAGGCGGCCGAGGTCGACGGCGCGAACTGGCTGCACCGGTTCCGGGCGATCACCCTTCCGCAGATCCGGCCGGAGACCTTCGTGGTGGCCCTGACCTGCACCATCGCCGCATTGAAGGTGTTCGGGCCGATCTTCGCCCTGACCAGGGGTGGTCCGGACAACGCGACGAACGTGCCGTCGTACTTCGCCTACTACACGTTCTTCAAGAAGCTGCAGGTCGGCTACGGCTCCGCGATCTCCATGGTGCTGACGCTGATCATCGTGGTGGTGGCCGGGATCTTCATCTGGATGCAGGCCCGCAGCGAGCGCCGGGACCGGGGGTTCTGA
- a CDS encoding GH1 family beta-glucosidase, whose translation MTQHHFPESFVWGSATAAYQIEGAATEDGRGPSIWDTYSHTPGRTLNGDTGDVAADHYHRWADDLGHIADLGLGAYRFSISWPRVQPGGSGRFNQAGIDFYSRLVDGLLERGVRPVATMYHWDLPQELEDAGGWAARETALRFQEYAAGIVGALGDRVHTWTTLNEPWCSAYLGYASGVHAPGRTEPAAALAAVHHLNLAHGLAGRVVRELAPSAELSVTLNLHVIRGASDSPADQDAVRRIDALANRAFLGPMLDGEYPADLLADTASVTDWSFVREGDEKLIAVPLDVLGVNYYSSTLVRAWDGVSARSDADGHGASTSTPWVGAENVDFLPQPGPYTAMGWNIDPPALTELLLRLQREYPSQPMMITENGAAFDDVVSADGRIHDDRRIDYLRRHIGAMADARAQGADVRGYFVWSLLDNFEWGYGYDRRFGIIRVDYDTQVRTWKDSAHWYQRLAATGELDQAQY comes from the coding sequence ATGACGCAACACCACTTCCCGGAGAGCTTCGTCTGGGGCTCGGCGACGGCCGCGTACCAGATCGAGGGCGCGGCGACCGAGGACGGGCGCGGACCGTCCATCTGGGACACCTACAGCCACACACCCGGTCGGACCCTCAACGGTGACACCGGTGACGTGGCCGCGGACCACTACCACCGGTGGGCCGACGACCTCGGGCACATCGCCGACCTCGGGCTCGGGGCGTACCGGTTCTCCATCTCCTGGCCCCGGGTGCAGCCGGGCGGCTCGGGCCGGTTCAACCAGGCCGGCATCGACTTCTATTCGCGGCTGGTGGACGGGCTGCTGGAGCGGGGCGTCCGCCCGGTGGCCACCATGTACCACTGGGACCTGCCGCAGGAGTTGGAGGACGCCGGCGGGTGGGCGGCGCGGGAGACCGCGCTGCGCTTCCAGGAGTACGCGGCGGGCATCGTCGGCGCGCTGGGCGACCGGGTGCACACCTGGACGACACTCAACGAGCCGTGGTGCTCCGCGTACCTGGGCTACGCCTCCGGCGTGCACGCGCCGGGTCGGACCGAGCCGGCGGCGGCGCTGGCCGCGGTGCACCACCTCAACCTCGCGCACGGCCTGGCCGGCCGGGTGGTCCGGGAGCTGGCCCCGTCCGCAGAGCTGTCGGTGACGCTGAACCTGCACGTCATCCGGGGTGCGTCCGACTCGCCCGCCGACCAGGACGCGGTCCGGCGGATCGACGCGTTGGCAAACCGGGCGTTCCTCGGCCCGATGCTGGACGGGGAATACCCGGCCGACCTGCTGGCCGACACCGCCTCCGTCACCGACTGGTCGTTCGTCCGCGAGGGTGACGAGAAGCTGATCGCGGTGCCGCTGGACGTGCTCGGGGTCAACTACTACTCCAGCACCCTGGTCCGGGCCTGGGACGGGGTGTCGGCCCGCTCCGACGCCGACGGGCACGGCGCGTCGACCTCGACGCCGTGGGTCGGCGCGGAGAACGTCGACTTCCTGCCGCAGCCCGGCCCCTACACGGCGATGGGTTGGAACATCGACCCGCCGGCGCTGACCGAGCTGCTGCTGCGCCTCCAGCGCGAATACCCCAGCCAGCCCATGATGATCACCGAGAACGGCGCGGCCTTCGACGACGTGGTGTCGGCCGACGGCCGGATCCACGACGACCGACGGATCGACTACCTGCGCCGGCACATCGGCGCGATGGCCGACGCCCGAGCGCAGGGCGCGGACGTGCGCGGCTACTTCGTCTGGTCGTTGCTGGACAACTTCGAGTGGGGTTACGGCTACGACCGTCGCTTCGGCATCATCCGGGTCGACTACGACACCCAGGTACGCACCTGGAAGGACAGCGCCCACTGGTACCAGCGTCTCGCCGCCACCGGCGAGCTGGACCAGGCACAGTACTGA
- a CDS encoding carbohydrate ABC transporter permease, with the protein MAVTLTPTSAPVTPARPVRDRHHRGVSRWVVLALVTVGALVMLVPFAFMLLNAFKSPGDYSSGGPLSWPTEFYTKGLRTYWTEVNFPLKFWNSAVIAGSVAVLGVAVSLLNAYALGIGRVRGRLWIVGLFLLANMLPQEALIYPLYYVAKQVGLYNTQLSVIIIFTVIQSAFGTYLLASVMGTFPRSLLEAAALDGAGKWTVLWRVVFPNLRPTLAVLLIFFFIWTWNEFLIPLVMLIDNQTQTIPVALASLQGDRLMDAPTTNAGALISLVPAILFFLIFQRTLARGITAGAEK; encoded by the coding sequence ATGGCCGTCACGCTCACACCGACCTCCGCGCCGGTAACGCCGGCCCGGCCCGTACGCGATCGACACCACCGCGGCGTCAGCCGCTGGGTGGTGCTCGCCCTGGTCACCGTCGGCGCGCTCGTCATGCTGGTGCCGTTCGCGTTCATGCTGCTCAACGCGTTCAAGTCGCCCGGCGACTACTCGTCGGGCGGCCCACTGAGCTGGCCGACGGAGTTCTACACCAAGGGTCTGCGCACGTACTGGACCGAAGTGAACTTCCCGCTCAAGTTCTGGAACTCGGCGGTCATCGCCGGCTCGGTGGCCGTGCTCGGCGTCGCCGTGTCACTGCTCAACGCGTACGCGCTGGGCATCGGCCGGGTCCGGGGCCGGCTGTGGATCGTCGGGCTGTTCCTGCTGGCGAACATGCTGCCGCAGGAGGCGCTGATCTACCCGCTGTACTACGTGGCGAAGCAGGTCGGCCTCTACAACACCCAGCTCTCGGTGATCATCATCTTCACCGTGATCCAGAGCGCGTTCGGCACCTACCTGCTCGCCTCGGTGATGGGCACGTTCCCGCGCTCGCTGCTGGAGGCCGCCGCGCTGGACGGCGCCGGCAAGTGGACGGTGCTGTGGCGGGTGGTCTTCCCCAACCTGCGGCCCACCCTCGCGGTGCTGCTCATCTTCTTCTTCATCTGGACGTGGAACGAGTTCCTCATCCCGCTGGTCATGCTGATCGACAACCAGACGCAGACCATTCCGGTCGCGCTCGCGTCATTGCAGGGCGACCGGCTGATGGACGCTCCGACCACCAACGCCGGCGCGCTGATCAGCCTGGTGCCGGCGATCCTCTTCTTCCTCATCTTCCAGCGCACTCTGGCGCGCGGTATCACGGCAGGAGCCGAGAAGTGA
- the yicI gene encoding alpha-xylosidase translates to MKFTDGYWQLRPGVSVLRPGTVESVEPDERGFTVFAPTGQITGRGDTLNRPLVTVRFFSPAPGVIGVTIAHHTGGLPREPHFGLSTDESHPVTVDVTGLSATLTTGELTARVALIDGWRVDFLHGDRLVTASTARSVGVVTDAEGRRYVHERLALGVGETVYGLGERFGPFVKNGQSVDIWNADGGTASEQAYKNVPFYLSSAGYGVFVDHPEHVSFEVGSEVVTQTQFSVEGQSLTYYVIDGPQPKDVLRRYTALTGRPARVPAWSYGLWLSTSFTTSYDEKTVTEFVDGMAERGLPLSVFHFDCFWMRQFHWVDFVWDPATFPDPEGMLRRLHERDLKVCVWINPYIAQRSYLFEEGRAAGYLVRNPDGSVWQWDKWQAGMALVDFTNPDAVRWFTGKLKALLDMGVDCFKTDFGERIPTDVVWHDGSDPQRMHNYYSYLYNKAVFELLETERGEGEAVLFARSATTGGQQFPVHWGGDCESTFVAMAESLRGGLSLASSGFGYWSHDIGGFEGTPDPAVFKRWVAFGLLSSHSRLHGSGSYRVPWAYDEEAVDVLRHFTHLKLGLMPYLAAAAQEAHRDGTPVMRPMFLEFPDDPATAHLDRQYMLGPDVLVAPVLSADGDVTYYVPAGTWTHLVTGAQVTGPAWLTEKHDFDSLPVLARPGAVIPFGSRTDRPDYEWADDVRLRVYAPTEGQRTRVRVPSPGNGPGAEFDVRYEGGTASAELVAGTSTGYICEIQGTER, encoded by the coding sequence GTGAAGTTCACCGACGGGTACTGGCAGCTGCGCCCCGGCGTCAGCGTCCTGCGCCCCGGAACCGTGGAGTCGGTCGAGCCGGACGAGCGCGGCTTCACCGTCTTCGCACCGACCGGTCAGATCACCGGCCGCGGCGACACCCTCAACCGTCCCCTGGTCACCGTCCGGTTCTTCTCCCCCGCCCCCGGCGTCATCGGGGTGACCATCGCCCACCACACCGGAGGGCTGCCCCGCGAGCCGCACTTCGGGCTGAGCACCGACGAGTCGCACCCGGTCACCGTCGACGTCACCGGGCTCAGCGCGACGCTGACCACCGGCGAGCTGACCGCGCGGGTCGCGCTCATCGACGGGTGGCGGGTCGACTTCCTGCACGGCGACCGGCTGGTCACCGCGTCCACCGCGCGCAGCGTCGGCGTCGTCACCGACGCCGAGGGCCGCCGGTACGTACACGAGCGGCTCGCCCTCGGTGTCGGTGAGACGGTGTACGGGCTGGGCGAGCGCTTCGGCCCGTTCGTCAAGAACGGGCAGAGCGTCGACATCTGGAACGCCGACGGGGGCACCGCCAGCGAGCAGGCGTACAAGAACGTGCCGTTCTACCTGAGCAGCGCCGGCTACGGGGTCTTCGTGGACCACCCGGAGCACGTGTCGTTCGAGGTCGGCTCCGAGGTCGTCACGCAGACCCAGTTCAGCGTCGAGGGCCAGTCGCTCACCTACTACGTCATCGACGGGCCGCAGCCGAAGGACGTGCTGCGCCGCTACACCGCGCTCACCGGCCGCCCGGCCCGGGTCCCCGCCTGGTCGTACGGCCTGTGGCTGTCCACCTCGTTCACCACCTCGTACGACGAGAAGACGGTGACCGAGTTCGTCGACGGGATGGCCGAGCGCGGGCTGCCGCTGTCCGTGTTCCACTTCGACTGTTTCTGGATGCGTCAGTTCCACTGGGTCGACTTCGTCTGGGACCCGGCGACCTTCCCCGACCCGGAGGGGATGCTGCGCCGGCTGCACGAGCGCGACCTGAAGGTGTGCGTCTGGATCAACCCGTACATCGCGCAGCGCTCGTACCTCTTCGAGGAGGGCCGCGCGGCCGGTTACCTGGTGCGCAACCCCGACGGCTCGGTCTGGCAGTGGGACAAGTGGCAGGCCGGCATGGCGCTCGTCGACTTCACCAACCCGGACGCGGTCCGCTGGTTCACCGGCAAGCTCAAGGCGCTGCTGGACATGGGCGTCGACTGCTTCAAGACCGACTTCGGCGAGCGCATCCCGACCGACGTGGTGTGGCACGACGGCTCGGACCCGCAGCGGATGCACAACTACTACTCGTACCTCTACAACAAGGCGGTCTTCGAGCTGCTGGAGACCGAGCGCGGCGAGGGCGAGGCGGTGCTGTTCGCCCGCTCGGCCACCACCGGCGGGCAGCAGTTCCCGGTGCACTGGGGCGGCGACTGCGAGTCGACGTTCGTCGCGATGGCCGAGTCGCTGCGCGGCGGGTTGTCCCTGGCGTCGTCCGGCTTCGGCTACTGGAGCCACGACATCGGCGGCTTCGAGGGCACCCCGGACCCGGCGGTGTTCAAGCGGTGGGTCGCCTTCGGGCTGCTCTCGTCGCACTCCCGGCTGCACGGGTCCGGCTCCTACCGGGTGCCGTGGGCGTACGACGAGGAGGCCGTGGACGTGCTGCGGCACTTCACCCACCTCAAGCTCGGCCTGATGCCGTACCTGGCGGCCGCCGCCCAGGAGGCGCACCGCGACGGGACGCCGGTGATGCGACCGATGTTCCTGGAGTTCCCGGACGACCCTGCGACGGCACACCTGGACCGGCAGTACATGCTCGGCCCGGACGTGCTGGTCGCCCCGGTGCTCAGCGCCGACGGCGACGTCACGTACTACGTACCCGCCGGCACCTGGACGCACCTGGTCACAGGGGCGCAGGTCACCGGCCCGGCCTGGCTGACCGAAAAGCACGACTTCGACAGCCTGCCGGTGCTGGCCCGACCGGGCGCGGTCATCCCGTTCGGCTCCCGTACCGACCGACCGGACTACGAGTGGGCCGACGATGTGCGGCTGCGGGTGTACGCACCGACCGAGGGGCAGCGGACCCGGGTACGGGTACCGTCACCCGGCAACGGACCGGGCGCCGAGTTCGACGTGCGCTACGAGGGTGGGACGGCCAGCGCCGAACTGGTCGCCGGCACCTCGACGGGCTACATCTGCGAGATCCAGGGGACGGAACGATGA
- a CDS encoding bifunctional 3'-5' exonuclease/DNA polymerase — protein sequence MSHGTGRIAFVLVAVVSDERGGGVLCPLDATGRPTGPAEVVTDLVAAVAAREAAGHPRWVWSTTPAVYPTLLRAGVRVDRCHDVELTEALLLGHAGRWGEPRSLAAAWARLTGAAVPPDPPPRAAAPPGHGQGALFDTVPGPPGPGIEALTQVYADQLARVAATEHPGRFRLLVAAESAGALIAVEMGVAGLPWRVDVHNEILHELLGEASPVGGPPRRLAELAARIADALGVRGLHTDSPAELLKAFARVGVELPNTRAWVLRGVDHPAVPLVLEYKELYRIWTAHGWGWLDQWVRGGRFQPEYVPGGVVSGRWATRGGGALQIPKVIRRAVVADPGWRFVVADAGQLEPRVLAAVSGDARLAAAGGAGDLYAALARDSFGGDRAKAKVALLGAMYGQTGGAAVPALAVLKRSYPTAFGYVEAAARTGETGGLVRSWLGRTCPPGSAGFGDLDGEPSDPEGAADPQSPRARAARSRGRFTRNFVIQATAAEWASTLLATLRTELSGTDAQLVFFQHDEVVVHAPAAQADAVAEAVNRSGERASALLFGATPVRFPLDLSIVDCYADAA from the coding sequence CTGTCGCACGGGACAGGCAGAATCGCGTTCGTGCTGGTGGCGGTAGTGTCCGACGAGCGGGGTGGGGGAGTGCTGTGCCCGCTGGACGCCACCGGCCGGCCGACCGGTCCGGCCGAGGTCGTCACCGACCTGGTCGCCGCGGTCGCCGCCCGCGAGGCCGCCGGGCACCCGCGCTGGGTCTGGTCGACCACCCCGGCGGTCTACCCGACGCTGCTGCGCGCCGGCGTCCGGGTCGATCGGTGTCACGACGTGGAGTTGACCGAGGCGTTGCTGCTCGGGCACGCGGGCCGCTGGGGTGAGCCCCGCTCGCTGGCCGCCGCCTGGGCCCGGCTGACCGGCGCGGCGGTGCCGCCGGACCCGCCGCCGCGCGCCGCCGCACCGCCCGGGCACGGGCAGGGCGCGCTCTTCGACACAGTGCCCGGCCCGCCGGGCCCGGGCATCGAGGCACTGACCCAGGTGTACGCCGACCAACTCGCCCGCGTCGCCGCGACCGAGCACCCCGGCCGGTTCCGGTTGCTGGTGGCCGCCGAGTCGGCCGGCGCGTTGATCGCGGTGGAGATGGGCGTCGCCGGGTTGCCCTGGCGTGTCGACGTGCACAACGAGATCCTGCACGAGCTGCTCGGTGAGGCGTCGCCGGTCGGTGGGCCGCCACGCCGACTCGCCGAGTTGGCCGCCCGGATCGCCGACGCGCTCGGCGTACGCGGCCTGCACACCGACTCCCCAGCGGAGCTGCTCAAGGCGTTCGCCCGGGTCGGGGTGGAGCTGCCCAACACCCGGGCCTGGGTGCTGCGCGGGGTGGACCATCCGGCGGTGCCGCTGGTGCTGGAATACAAGGAGCTCTACCGGATCTGGACGGCGCACGGCTGGGGCTGGCTCGATCAGTGGGTGCGGGGCGGCCGGTTCCAACCGGAGTACGTGCCGGGTGGTGTCGTCTCCGGCCGGTGGGCCACCCGGGGTGGTGGCGCGTTGCAGATCCCCAAGGTGATCCGGCGGGCGGTGGTGGCCGATCCGGGTTGGCGGTTCGTGGTCGCCGACGCCGGCCAGTTGGAGCCTCGGGTGCTGGCCGCGGTGTCCGGCGACGCACGGTTGGCGGCGGCGGGCGGTGCCGGCGACCTCTACGCGGCCCTGGCCCGGGACTCGTTCGGCGGCGACCGGGCCAAGGCCAAGGTGGCGCTGCTCGGCGCGATGTACGGGCAGACCGGCGGGGCGGCGGTGCCCGCGTTGGCGGTGCTCAAGCGCAGCTACCCGACGGCGTTCGGTTACGTGGAGGCGGCCGCGCGTACCGGTGAGACGGGTGGCTTGGTGCGGTCCTGGCTGGGGCGGACGTGCCCGCCCGGCTCGGCCGGGTTCGGTGATCTCGACGGCGAGCCCTCCGATCCGGAGGGGGCGGCCGATCCGCAGAGCCCACGGGCGCGTGCCGCGCGGTCGCGGGGGCGCTTCACCCGCAACTTCGTCATCCAGGCCACCGCTGCGGAGTGGGCCTCCACGTTGCTGGCCACGCTGCGCACGGAGCTGTCCGGCACCGACGCGCAGTTGGTCTTCTTCCAGCACGACGAGGTGGTGGTGCACGCGCCCGCCGCTCAGGCGGACGCGGTCGCCGAGGCTGTCAACCGGTCGGGCGAGCGCGCCTCCGCGCTGCTCTTCGGCGCGACGCCGGTCCGGTTTCCACTGGACCTGTCCATCGTCGACTGCTACGCCGACGCGGCCTGA